A genomic window from Nocardioides sp. BP30 includes:
- a CDS encoding helix-turn-helix transcriptional regulator, which yields MEATGAEKLITALGFPPEVGHLYERLLPLAGRPFDDVVAGLGLTCAEFEVVAADLIEAQIVEPSHEAVQVLIPALALSRLIETAAERARRAHEQLLSISRVVPHIAARSAVLTEAPLGESGQPIDGEVYRGRYLPETLSTLVRRTTGDLAWLRPDQWTFPWESDMNQLVAAAVASGRRARAIYPVRALAEVPAVLQARADVGEEIRVLPVIPTRLLVIGSTHAVLPEPLGEITTPRMIVRQRGLVEALALLFEELWEQASPVAEYERGAKGEEVRRQLLRQLASGAQDEQIARRLGMSLRTVRRRVAEVMAELGADSRFQAGVEAARRGWL from the coding sequence ATGGAGGCCACCGGCGCGGAGAAGCTGATCACCGCTCTCGGCTTCCCGCCCGAGGTCGGACACCTCTACGAGCGCCTGCTGCCGCTGGCGGGTCGACCCTTCGACGACGTGGTGGCGGGGCTCGGCCTGACCTGCGCGGAGTTCGAGGTCGTCGCGGCCGATCTGATCGAGGCGCAGATCGTCGAGCCGTCGCACGAGGCGGTGCAGGTGCTCATCCCGGCCCTGGCGCTCTCCCGGCTGATCGAGACCGCTGCCGAGCGCGCCCGGCGGGCCCACGAGCAGCTGCTCAGCATCAGTCGCGTGGTGCCGCACATCGCGGCCCGCTCGGCCGTCCTCACCGAGGCTCCGCTGGGGGAGTCGGGGCAGCCCATCGACGGCGAGGTCTACCGGGGTCGGTACCTGCCCGAGACGCTGAGCACCCTGGTCCGGCGTACCACGGGCGATCTGGCCTGGCTGCGGCCCGACCAGTGGACCTTCCCGTGGGAGTCGGACATGAACCAGCTGGTCGCCGCGGCGGTCGCCAGTGGCCGGCGGGCCCGGGCGATCTATCCGGTGCGGGCGCTCGCCGAGGTGCCCGCCGTCCTGCAGGCACGGGCGGACGTCGGCGAGGAGATCCGGGTGCTGCCCGTCATCCCGACCCGTCTGCTCGTGATCGGCTCCACCCATGCCGTCCTGCCCGAGCCGTTGGGTGAGATCACCACCCCGCGGATGATCGTGCGCCAGCGCGGGCTGGTCGAGGCGCTGGCGCTGCTCTTCGAGGAGCTGTGGGAGCAGGCCTCGCCGGTGGCGGAGTACGAGCGCGGGGCGAAGGGCGAGGAGGTACGGCGACAGCTGCTGCGCCAGCTTGCTTCGGGCGCCCAGGACGAACAGATCGCGCGCCGGCTGGGGATGAGCCTGCGCACCGTGCGCCGGCGGGTGGCGGAGGTGATGGCCGAGCTCGGGGCCGACTCCCGGTTCCAGGCAGGCGTCGAGGCGGCGCGCCGCGGCTGGCTGTGA
- a CDS encoding DUF3151 domain-containing protein, whose product MSHHQDLLAGPPPTLLPVDPAAAELAELTDPAKVADVVRRHPASPIAWATLGAIATEHGADPVTIYAYARVGYHRSLDLLRRNGWKGHGPVPWEHEPNRGFLMCLALLARSAREIGEDEEWQRCSEFLRDSSPAAYDALLGD is encoded by the coding sequence ATGAGCCACCATCAGGACCTCCTCGCCGGCCCGCCCCCCACCCTGCTGCCGGTCGATCCCGCCGCGGCCGAGCTCGCCGAGCTGACCGATCCGGCCAAGGTCGCCGACGTCGTACGCCGGCATCCGGCCTCGCCGATCGCCTGGGCCACGCTGGGTGCGATCGCCACCGAGCACGGCGCCGACCCGGTCACGATCTACGCCTACGCCCGCGTGGGCTACCACCGCAGCCTGGACCTGCTGCGTCGCAACGGTTGGAAGGGCCACGGCCCGGTGCCGTGGGAGCACGAGCCCAACCGTGGCTTCCTGATGTGCCTGGCGCTGCTGGCCCGCTCCGCCCGCGAGATCGGCGAGGACGAGGAGTGGCAGCGCTGCAGCGAGTTCCTGCGCGACAGCAGCCCGGCGGCGTACGACGCCCTGCTCGGCGACTAG
- the purD gene encoding phosphoribosylamine--glycine ligase gives MKTLVIGTGGREHALALQLARDAEVHAAPGNPGIGRIATLHDVDAMSGASVAALADRLGVDLVVVGPEAPLVAGVADAVRAAGIAVFGPSRAAAQLEGSKAFSKSVMADAGVPTAGARVCTDAEQVAAALDEFGAPYVVKDDALAAGKGVLVTRDRDAAMAHAAGCGTVVIEEFLDGPEVSVFAICDGERAYALQPAQDFKRIFDGGRGPNTGGMGSYTPLSWAQPDLADAVISTVVEPTLAEMRRRGAPFVGCLYVGLALTEKGPKVIEFNCRFGDPDIQPVLAVLDSSLSALLHAAATGTLSSVPAPVFRDAAAVTVVLASAGYPASSSSGQVITGVEDAAEAGADVIHAGTALDDEGRLVTAGGRVLAVRAIGADVAAARARAYAAAELIAFEGMQRRSDIAAEPLGVVEGASLR, from the coding sequence GTGAAGACCCTCGTGATCGGCACCGGTGGCCGCGAGCACGCCCTGGCCCTCCAGCTCGCCAGGGACGCCGAGGTGCACGCCGCCCCCGGCAACCCCGGGATCGGTCGGATCGCGACGCTGCACGACGTGGACGCGATGTCCGGAGCGTCGGTCGCGGCACTGGCGGATCGCCTCGGCGTGGACCTCGTGGTCGTGGGTCCCGAGGCGCCCCTGGTCGCCGGTGTCGCCGACGCCGTCCGCGCCGCCGGCATCGCGGTCTTCGGTCCGTCGCGGGCCGCGGCGCAGTTGGAGGGCTCGAAGGCGTTCTCCAAGTCGGTGATGGCCGATGCCGGCGTGCCGACCGCCGGTGCGCGGGTATGCACGGACGCCGAGCAGGTGGCTGCGGCCCTCGACGAGTTCGGAGCGCCGTACGTCGTCAAGGACGATGCCCTCGCCGCCGGCAAGGGCGTCCTCGTCACCCGCGATCGGGACGCGGCGATGGCGCACGCGGCCGGCTGCGGGACCGTCGTGATCGAGGAGTTCCTCGACGGCCCGGAGGTCTCGGTCTTCGCGATCTGCGACGGCGAACGCGCCTACGCGCTGCAGCCGGCCCAGGACTTCAAGCGGATCTTCGACGGTGGTCGCGGCCCGAACACCGGCGGGATGGGCTCCTACACGCCGTTGTCGTGGGCGCAGCCCGATCTTGCGGACGCGGTGATCTCGACAGTCGTCGAGCCGACGCTCGCCGAGATGCGGCGGCGCGGTGCTCCGTTCGTCGGATGTCTCTACGTCGGTCTCGCCCTGACCGAGAAGGGGCCGAAGGTGATCGAGTTCAACTGCCGCTTCGGGGACCCCGATATCCAGCCCGTGCTGGCGGTGCTCGACTCCTCGCTCAGCGCGCTGCTGCACGCCGCTGCCACCGGCACGCTGTCCTCGGTCCCTGCGCCGGTCTTCCGCGACGCCGCCGCCGTCACCGTGGTGCTCGCCTCGGCCGGCTACCCCGCTTCCTCGTCCTCGGGCCAGGTGATCACCGGCGTCGAGGACGCCGCCGAGGCGGGTGCCGATGTCATCCACGCCGGCACGGCACTCGACGACGAGGGTCGGCTGGTGACGGCGGGTGGCCGGGTGCTCGCCGTACGGGCGATCGGGGCGGACGTCGCCGCCGCGCGGGCCCGCGCCTATGCGGCCGCCGAGCTGATCGCCTTCGAGGGGATGCAGCGTCGCAGCGACATCGCCGCCGAACCGCTCGGCGTGGTCGAGGGTGCGTCGCTGCGCTGA
- a CDS encoding NUDIX hydrolase yields the protein MAEPVEVAGATTIVVAAVVLRDEAGRVLNVRKRGTTRFMLPGGKPEPGETPAQTAVREVAEELGVTLDPARLVLLGEFEAAAANEPGHLVRSTVFTHPARIEPAVAAEIEEVRWASLAELESDPAVAELTSRRVVPALRTV from the coding sequence GTGGCCGAGCCCGTCGAGGTCGCCGGTGCCACCACCATCGTGGTCGCGGCGGTCGTGCTGCGTGACGAGGCGGGCCGGGTCCTCAACGTGCGCAAGCGGGGCACCACCCGGTTCATGCTGCCGGGCGGGAAGCCGGAGCCGGGCGAGACCCCCGCGCAGACGGCCGTGCGCGAGGTCGCCGAGGAGCTCGGCGTGACGCTGGATCCGGCACGGCTGGTGTTGCTCGGCGAGTTCGAGGCCGCTGCTGCCAACGAGCCCGGTCACCTCGTCCGCTCGACGGTGTTCACCCATCCCGCGCGGATCGAGCCGGCGGTGGCCGCGGAGATCGAGGAGGTGCGCTGGGCGTCGCTGGCGGAGCTGGAGAGCGATCCCGCCGTGGCCGAGCTGACCAGCCGGCGGGTCGTCCCGGCGCTGCGCACGGTCTGA
- the lysS gene encoding lysine--tRNA ligase, protein MLAEGREAYPTTVPRTHSLAEVRAAWSHLEPGEETQDVVSVTGRVIFVRNTGKLCFATLQEGLSEQDSGTRLQVMLSLAEVGEESLADWKAVVDLGDHVSVTGRVICSRRGELSVMATGWAMASKALRPLPVLHKELSEETRVRQRYADLIVREEARDMVRTRSLITRAVRRTLEDQGYLEIETPVLQLIHGGAMARPFKTHINAFDQEMTLRIALELNLKKSVVGGVEKVFEIGRVFRNEGVDSTHSPEFTMVEGYQAYGDQFTMAELMRDMYLSAADLLGGREIETPQGTIDLGGEWRWLPVYQGVSEAVGEEITPDTPRERLVAIAAERDVEIDEAWSAGKIVMELCGELVEPGLLQPTYLCDFPAEAQPLARLNPTEPRQVLAWDLIIGGVERGTAFTELVDPVVQREVLTAQSLKAAGGDPEAMQLDEDFLRALEYGAPPMGGFGLGLDRMIMLFTGAGIRETILFPLLKPEG, encoded by the coding sequence CTGCTGGCCGAGGGCCGCGAGGCCTATCCCACGACCGTCCCGCGCACCCACAGCCTGGCCGAGGTGCGGGCGGCCTGGTCGCACCTCGAGCCGGGCGAGGAGACGCAGGACGTCGTCTCGGTCACCGGCCGGGTCATCTTCGTGCGCAACACCGGGAAGCTCTGCTTCGCCACCCTCCAGGAGGGGCTGAGCGAGCAGGACAGCGGCACCCGGCTCCAGGTCATGCTGAGCCTGGCCGAGGTCGGCGAGGAGTCGCTCGCCGACTGGAAGGCCGTCGTCGACCTGGGCGACCACGTCTCGGTCACCGGCCGGGTGATCTGCTCGCGGCGCGGGGAGCTCTCGGTGATGGCCACCGGTTGGGCGATGGCGTCCAAGGCGCTGCGCCCGCTGCCCGTGCTGCACAAGGAGCTCTCCGAGGAGACCCGCGTCCGGCAGCGGTACGCCGATCTCATCGTCCGCGAGGAGGCGCGCGACATGGTGCGCACCCGCAGCCTGATCACCCGCGCGGTTCGCCGCACGCTCGAGGACCAGGGGTACCTCGAGATCGAGACCCCGGTCCTCCAGCTCATCCACGGCGGGGCGATGGCGCGTCCCTTCAAGACGCACATCAACGCCTTCGACCAGGAGATGACGCTGCGCATCGCGCTGGAGCTCAACCTGAAGAAGTCGGTCGTCGGCGGCGTGGAGAAGGTGTTCGAGATCGGCCGGGTCTTCCGCAACGAGGGCGTCGACTCCACGCACAGCCCCGAGTTCACCATGGTCGAGGGCTACCAGGCCTACGGCGACCAGTTCACCATGGCCGAGCTGATGCGCGACATGTACCTGAGCGCCGCCGACCTGCTCGGCGGCCGCGAGATCGAGACGCCGCAGGGCACCATCGACCTCGGCGGTGAGTGGCGCTGGCTGCCGGTCTACCAGGGTGTCTCCGAGGCGGTCGGCGAGGAGATCACGCCCGACACCCCGCGCGAGCGCCTGGTCGCGATCGCCGCGGAGCGCGACGTCGAGATCGACGAGGCCTGGAGCGCCGGCAAGATCGTGATGGAGCTGTGCGGCGAGCTGGTCGAGCCCGGGCTGCTGCAGCCGACGTACCTGTGCGACTTCCCGGCCGAGGCGCAGCCGCTCGCCCGCCTCAACCCCACCGAGCCGCGGCAGGTGCTCGCGTGGGACCTCATCATCGGCGGCGTCGAGCGCGGCACCGCCTTCACCGAGCTGGTGGACCCGGTCGTGCAGCGCGAGGTGCTCACAGCGCAGTCGCTGAAGGCGGCCGGTGGCGATCCGGAGGCGATGCAGCTCGATGAGGACTTCCTGCGAGCACTCGAGTACGGCGCCCCGCCGATGGGCGGCTTCGGCCTGGGCCTGGACCGGATGATCATGCTGTTCACGGGGGCGGGCATCCGCGAGACGATCCTGTTCCCCCTGCTCAAGCCGGAGGGCTGA
- a CDS encoding PAS domain S-box protein: MPKPTLVLVDDSDEVRALVRTRLQLSGEFEIVGEGRDGAEAIGLAYRHEPDLLLMDTSMPTMDGLEALPAVLTLAPETKVVIFTGFEERGLADAARDLGAADFIEKSIRIDQLADRLLDALGTRPASDRPSTRNRLRVVGSPEERHEDGIDPAEQKVLDEHLERFREVFERAAIGMATLTLNGSVVRANAALAELMQCQPVDLVGVDYGQLTEGEGDALDAGLEAISLRGESMVTFEHRLPDVAGRTVRVTLAPIRDSKDQPLYVFAQVQDISAQLQAEDDLRRSEELFRMLVTAVRDYAIYMLDPQGNVASWNAGAQRIKGYSADEVIGKNFRIFYPEQERETHHPEQNLAIALHDGAFAEEGWRVRKDGSQFWASVVITAVYGEDGKHLGFAKITRDQTEQRLYEDQHQLAVEQQTHLLAVTAHELRTPTAVIEGSASLLQEQWQRLTDADRVQLLSGISTSAHRLQRLVTDLATASRLQNDALVLRPEGLTLGALLTTSIERTRAANNGAQVQLDLEDDVSFVADAGRLAQAVDNLLDNAIRHGRAPVTATGRATESGVEIRVSDTGPGVPADLVPHLFDRFAVAGRTGGTGLGLFLVREIARGHGGDVTYEPPSEKGPASFVLCLPYEPVEATLRIAAVR; encoded by the coding sequence ATGCCCAAGCCGACGTTGGTCCTCGTCGACGACTCGGACGAGGTACGAGCGCTGGTCCGTACTCGGCTGCAGCTCTCCGGGGAGTTCGAGATCGTCGGCGAGGGACGCGACGGCGCCGAGGCCATCGGGCTGGCCTACCGGCACGAGCCGGACCTGCTGCTGATGGACACCTCGATGCCCACGATGGACGGCCTCGAGGCGCTTCCGGCGGTCCTGACGCTGGCTCCCGAGACGAAGGTCGTCATCTTCACCGGCTTCGAGGAGCGCGGGCTGGCCGATGCCGCCCGCGACCTCGGCGCCGCCGACTTCATCGAGAAGTCGATCCGCATCGACCAACTCGCGGATCGCCTGCTCGACGCGCTCGGCACCCGCCCCGCCTCCGACCGTCCCTCGACACGGAACCGGCTGCGCGTGGTGGGCTCGCCCGAGGAGCGGCACGAGGACGGCATCGACCCCGCCGAGCAGAAGGTGCTCGACGAGCACCTGGAGCGCTTCCGCGAGGTCTTCGAGCGCGCCGCGATCGGGATGGCGACCCTCACCCTCAACGGCAGCGTGGTCCGGGCCAACGCGGCGCTGGCCGAGCTGATGCAGTGCCAGCCGGTCGACCTGGTCGGCGTCGACTACGGTCAGTTGACCGAGGGTGAGGGCGACGCGCTGGATGCCGGCCTCGAGGCGATCAGCCTGCGGGGCGAGTCGATGGTCACCTTCGAGCACCGCCTGCCCGATGTCGCCGGTCGTACCGTGCGGGTCACGCTGGCACCGATCCGGGACTCCAAGGATCAACCGCTCTACGTCTTCGCCCAGGTGCAGGACATCAGTGCGCAGCTCCAGGCCGAGGACGACCTGCGGCGCAGCGAGGAGCTGTTCCGGATGCTCGTCACCGCTGTGCGCGACTACGCGATCTACATGCTCGACCCGCAGGGCAACGTGGCGAGCTGGAACGCCGGCGCCCAGCGGATCAAGGGCTACAGCGCCGACGAGGTCATCGGGAAGAACTTCCGCATCTTCTACCCCGAGCAGGAGCGGGAGACCCATCATCCCGAGCAGAACCTCGCGATCGCCCTGCACGACGGCGCGTTCGCCGAGGAGGGTTGGCGGGTGCGCAAGGACGGCAGCCAGTTCTGGGCCAGCGTGGTGATCACCGCTGTGTACGGCGAGGACGGCAAGCACCTCGGCTTCGCCAAGATCACCCGCGACCAGACCGAGCAACGGCTCTACGAGGACCAGCACCAGCTCGCGGTCGAGCAGCAGACCCACCTACTCGCCGTCACCGCCCACGAGCTGCGTACGCCGACGGCCGTGATCGAGGGGTCGGCCTCCCTGCTGCAGGAGCAGTGGCAGCGACTGACCGACGCGGACAGGGTGCAGCTGCTCTCGGGCATCAGCACCAGCGCCCACCGGCTGCAGCGGCTGGTCACCGACCTGGCGACTGCCTCACGGCTGCAGAACGATGCCTTGGTGCTGCGCCCGGAGGGCCTCACCCTGGGAGCGCTGCTCACCACCTCCATCGAGCGCACCCGGGCGGCGAACAACGGGGCTCAGGTGCAGCTGGACCTGGAGGACGACGTGTCCTTCGTCGCCGACGCCGGCCGGCTCGCGCAGGCGGTGGACAATCTGCTCGACAACGCGATCCGGCACGGCAGGGCACCGGTGACCGCCACCGGCCGTGCCACCGAGTCGGGCGTGGAGATCCGGGTCTCGGACACCGGGCCCGGCGTGCCCGCGGACCTCGTGCCGCACCTCTTCGACCGCTTCGCCGTCGCCGGACGCACCGGTGGGACCGGTCTGGGGCTGTTCCTCGTCCGCGAGATCGCCCGCGGCCACGGGGGCGACGTGACCTACGAGCCGCCCAGCGAGAAGGGTCCGGCGTCGTTCGTGCTGTGCCTGCCCTACGAGCCGGTGGAGGCCACCCTGCGCATCGCCGCGGTGCGCTGA
- the purB gene encoding adenylosuccinate lyase, with translation MTVPNVLATRYAADDLARIWSPEHKIVLERQLWIAVLKAQRDLGIDVPDGVVEAYEHVVDQVDLASIAARERITRHDVKARIEEFSDLAGHEHIHKGMTSRDLTENVEQLQVLSSLTIIRDRAVAALARLGRLAAEHETTVMAGRSHNVAAQATTLGKRFATVADEMLVALDRIENLIARYPLRGIKGPMGTAQDMLDLLDGDEARLEQLEARVAEHLGFAHVLTSVGQVYPRSLDFDTVSALVQLVAGPSNLATTIRLMAGNELVTEGFKEGQVGSSAMPHKMNSRSCERVNGLSVVLRGHLSMIGELAGDQWNEGDVSDSVVRRVALPDAFFAADGLFQTFLTVLDEFGAFPAVIQRELDRYLPFLSTTKVLMAAVRNGVGREAAHEAIKEAAVGTALAMRQGQAENDVFAKLAADARLGLTQEQLAGLVAEPIAFTGAAVAQVQAVVRRIEAVARAHPDAAAYQPGEIL, from the coding sequence GTGACCGTCCCGAACGTCCTCGCCACCCGCTACGCCGCCGACGACCTGGCCCGGATCTGGAGTCCGGAGCACAAGATCGTCCTCGAGCGGCAGCTGTGGATCGCCGTGCTCAAGGCGCAGCGGGACCTGGGCATCGACGTACCCGACGGCGTGGTGGAGGCCTACGAGCACGTCGTCGACCAGGTCGACCTCGCCAGCATCGCCGCGCGTGAGCGCATCACCCGCCACGACGTGAAGGCGCGGATCGAGGAGTTCTCCGACCTCGCCGGGCACGAGCACATCCACAAGGGCATGACCTCGCGCGACCTGACCGAGAACGTCGAGCAGCTCCAGGTGCTCAGCTCGCTCACGATCATCCGCGACCGCGCCGTCGCCGCGCTGGCCCGCCTCGGGCGGCTGGCCGCCGAACACGAGACCACCGTGATGGCGGGTCGCAGCCACAATGTCGCCGCCCAGGCAACCACGCTCGGCAAGCGGTTCGCTACCGTCGCCGACGAGATGCTGGTCGCGCTGGACCGGATCGAGAACCTGATCGCCCGCTACCCGCTGCGCGGCATCAAGGGCCCGATGGGCACCGCGCAGGACATGCTCGACCTGCTCGACGGCGACGAAGCCAGGCTCGAGCAGCTCGAGGCCCGGGTGGCAGAGCACCTCGGCTTCGCCCACGTCCTCACCAGCGTCGGGCAGGTCTACCCCCGCTCGCTCGACTTCGACACCGTCTCGGCGCTGGTGCAGCTGGTGGCCGGTCCGTCCAACCTCGCCACCACGATCCGGCTCATGGCCGGCAACGAGCTGGTCACCGAGGGCTTCAAGGAGGGCCAGGTCGGCTCCTCGGCGATGCCCCACAAGATGAACTCACGCTCGTGCGAGCGGGTCAACGGCCTCTCGGTCGTGCTCCGCGGGCACCTGAGCATGATCGGCGAGCTGGCCGGCGACCAGTGGAACGAGGGGGACGTCTCGGACTCGGTCGTACGCCGCGTCGCGCTGCCGGACGCGTTCTTCGCCGCCGACGGGCTCTTCCAGACCTTCCTGACCGTCCTGGACGAGTTCGGCGCGTTCCCGGCCGTCATCCAGCGCGAGTTGGACCGCTACCTGCCGTTCCTGTCCACCACCAAGGTGCTGATGGCGGCGGTCCGCAACGGCGTGGGCCGGGAGGCCGCACACGAGGCGATCAAGGAGGCCGCCGTCGGCACGGCGCTGGCGATGCGGCAGGGCCAGGCGGAGAACGACGTCTTCGCCAAGCTCGCCGCCGACGCGAGGCTGGGGCTCACCCAGGAGCAGCTCGCCGGCCTGGTGGCCGAGCCGATCGCCTTCACCGGAGCCGCCGTCGCGCAGGTGCAGGCCGTGGTGCGCCGCATCGAGGCGGTCGCCCGGGCCCACCCCGACGCGGCCGCCTACCAGCCCGGCGAGATCCTCTAG
- a CDS encoding adenylosuccinate synthase: MPAIAIIGAQWGDEGKGKATDLLGSDVDYVVKFNGGNNAGHTVVIQQPDGSNEKYALHLLPSGILTPGVTPVIGNGVVIDLQVLFEEIDGLNARGVDTSLLRVSANAHVIADYNRQLDKVNERFLGSRRIGTTGRGIGPTYADKINRIGIRIQDLFDEKILRAKVEGALELKNQLLTKVYNRRGFTVDAVVEDLLSYAERLAPMVCDTALLLNQGLDRNEVVLLEAGQATLLDVDHGTYPFVTSSSATSGGACTGSGIPPMRLDQVIGIVKAYTTRVGEGPFPTELLDASGEFLRQAGFEFGTTTGRPRRCGWYDAVIARYAARINGVTDFVLTKLDVLTGLEQIPVCVAYDVNGVRHDEMPVNQSDFHHARPVYEYLPGWSEDISGARTLADLPANAQAYVRRVEELSGARMSVIGVGPGRHESVVVHDLLKR, from the coding sequence ATGCCCGCAATCGCGATCATCGGTGCCCAGTGGGGCGACGAGGGCAAGGGCAAGGCCACCGACCTGCTCGGCAGCGATGTCGACTACGTGGTGAAGTTCAACGGCGGCAACAACGCCGGTCACACCGTCGTGATCCAGCAGCCGGACGGCTCGAACGAGAAGTACGCGCTGCACCTGCTGCCCAGCGGCATCCTCACGCCCGGCGTCACCCCCGTCATCGGCAACGGCGTGGTCATCGACCTGCAGGTGCTCTTCGAGGAGATCGACGGGCTGAACGCCCGGGGGGTGGACACCTCCCTGCTGCGGGTCTCCGCCAACGCCCACGTGATCGCCGACTACAACCGCCAGCTCGACAAGGTCAACGAACGCTTCCTCGGCTCCCGACGGATCGGTACGACGGGGCGCGGCATCGGCCCGACGTACGCGGACAAGATCAACCGCATCGGCATCCGGATCCAGGACCTGTTCGACGAGAAGATCCTGCGTGCCAAGGTCGAGGGCGCCCTCGAGCTCAAGAACCAGCTGTTGACCAAGGTCTACAACCGGCGTGGCTTCACCGTCGACGCCGTGGTGGAGGACCTGCTCTCCTACGCCGAGCGGCTCGCGCCGATGGTCTGTGACACCGCCCTGCTGCTCAACCAGGGCCTGGACAGGAACGAGGTGGTGCTGCTCGAGGCGGGTCAGGCCACCCTGCTCGACGTCGACCACGGCACCTATCCGTTCGTCACCTCGTCCTCGGCGACGTCGGGCGGTGCCTGCACCGGCTCGGGCATCCCCCCGATGCGCCTGGACCAGGTGATCGGCATCGTCAAGGCGTACACCACCCGGGTGGGCGAGGGGCCGTTCCCCACCGAGCTGCTCGACGCGTCGGGGGAGTTCCTGCGGCAGGCGGGCTTCGAGTTCGGCACCACCACCGGACGACCCCGCCGATGCGGCTGGTACGACGCCGTCATCGCCCGCTACGCCGCCCGGATCAACGGTGTCACCGACTTCGTGCTGACCAAGCTCGACGTGCTCACCGGCCTGGAGCAGATCCCGGTGTGCGTCGCCTACGACGTCAACGGCGTGCGCCACGACGAGATGCCGGTCAACCAGTCGGACTTCCACCACGCCCGGCCGGTCTATGAGTACCTCCCCGGCTGGAGCGAGGACATCTCCGGTGCCCGGACGCTGGCCGACCTGCCCGCCAACGCGCAGGCCTACGTCCGACGCGTCGAGGAGCTCTCCGGTGCCCGGATGTCGGTCATCGGGGTCGGCCCCGGACGCCACGAGTCGGTCGTGGTGCATGATCTGCTGAAGCGCTGA